Proteins from a genomic interval of Spea bombifrons isolate aSpeBom1 chromosome 4, aSpeBom1.2.pri, whole genome shotgun sequence:
- the LOC128491103 gene encoding START domain-containing protein 10-like gives MVHIPDDADFNSFREQCEHLEGWQCQYSKGGVTVWSQEQDSSKAVKKLKMCIVCKDVSAEVLYDVLHDTSYRRKWDSNMIETYDIGRLTVNADVGYYSWKCPSPLKNRDFVTLRSWLPLGNDYMIINYSVKHPKHPPRKDFVRAVSLQTGYLIKANGPKSCVLYYLTQVDPKGSLPKWVVNKVSQFVAPKAMKKIYKAGLKYPEWKRRHEPHFKPWIYPEQNTLPSVNLEDLLIQRADELENIDESGVSEERMHISDDEDGLSKES, from the exons ATGGTGCATATACCAGACGATGcagattttaactcttttcgGGAGCAGTGTGAGCATTTGGAGGGCTGGCAATGCCAGTATAGCAAGGGGGGAGTGACTGTATGGAGTCAGGAGCAGGACAGCAGCAAGGCTGTGAAGAAACTCAAG atgtgTATTGTGTGCAAAGATGTTTCTGCTGAAGTGCTTTATGATGTTCTCCATGACACAAGCTATCGTAGGAAATGGGATTCCAACATGATAGAGACCTATGACATTGGCAGACTGACAGTTAATGCGGATGTCGGGTATTATTCTT gGAAGTGTCCAAGTCCATTAAAAAACAGAGATTTTGTTACTTTGCGTTCTTGGTTGCCGCTTGGAAACGATTACATGATAATAAATTATTCTGTAAAACACCCG AAGCACCCTCCCCGAAAAGACTTTGTGAGAGCAGTTTCCTTGCAGACTGGGTATCTCATTAAAGCTAATGGACCCAAAAGCTGCGTGCTATATTACCTAACACAAGTGGATCCAAAAG gtTCATTACCAAAGTGGGTTGTAAATAAAGTTTCACAGTTTGTGGCCCCAAAG gCCATGAAAAAGATCTATAAGGCTGGACTGAAATACCCTGAATGGAAAAGAAGACATGAACCACATTTCAAGCCTTGGATTTATCCAGAGCAAAACACCCTACCTAGTGTTAACCTGGAAGACTTGTTAATTCAGCGAGCTGACGAGTTAGAAAATATTGATGAGAGTGGAGTATCTGAAGAGCGAATGCATATTAGTGATGATGAAGATGGTCTTTCAAAGGAATCTTAG